The following coding sequences are from one Myxococcales bacterium window:
- a CDS encoding DUF1592 domain-containing protein, with protein MYRRSSRGNVSLRVGLSCVLWVAACSGSIGDSDEPSAPDEAGGRAGSSGGTGQPGSGGGGGRSPAGGTGGSIVLPSCTQAPNAWPALRRLSTDELANTLRDLLALPDRPALELPADDQREGFANDAELLRASAAFVSSFELSISGLAEKAVTQRSRYLNCPVGKEDAACVRGFVESFGKRAFRRPLSTAEVNAFTGFFTKTKNEIDAEAALSLTLSAFLQSPEFVYRNEAGDKLDGYQLASRLSYSLWQSMPDDELFAKADDGSLEDPAVLRQQALRMLEDGKTRAGLSAFHRQWLSLDRVDTKTKDSALFPSWTPALAEAAREESERFAAHVLFDKGGSFRDLMTSRTAFVKGELAALYGLPSGGADWQEVELPASERAGILTRVAFQAGRGHSLNGSPILRGISVMERVVCEPVPKALDNVDTSNPAENNSSNKTNRQLFEERTAPQLCQNCHSTIDPFGFAFEAYDTAGQYRREEKGQVIDVSGTIKGTDVEGPYDGPVAFVEKLAGSAQAQRCYAGHWYQFLSGRPLTDADECRKDGLGKASAEGMSVLDLLDVIVSSPEFTSPGRTAP; from the coding sequence ATGTACCGAAGAAGTTCCAGGGGTAACGTCAGCTTGCGCGTGGGCTTGTCCTGCGTGTTGTGGGTGGCCGCCTGTTCGGGCTCCATCGGGGATTCCGATGAGCCCTCGGCTCCCGATGAAGCCGGGGGCCGCGCGGGTTCCTCGGGAGGCACGGGTCAGCCCGGATCCGGCGGCGGTGGGGGCCGGTCCCCGGCCGGCGGTACAGGGGGATCGATCGTGCTGCCGTCCTGCACGCAGGCTCCGAACGCCTGGCCCGCGCTGCGGCGGCTCAGTACAGACGAGCTGGCGAACACCCTGCGCGACCTGCTGGCGCTGCCGGATCGGCCGGCTCTCGAGCTGCCGGCCGACGACCAGCGCGAGGGCTTCGCCAACGACGCTGAATTGCTGCGCGCGTCCGCCGCGTTCGTGAGTTCCTTCGAGCTCTCAATCTCGGGCCTCGCCGAAAAAGCCGTGACCCAGAGAAGCCGGTATCTGAATTGCCCTGTCGGTAAGGAAGACGCGGCCTGCGTGCGGGGCTTCGTGGAGTCGTTCGGCAAGCGCGCGTTTCGGCGTCCTCTGTCCACGGCGGAGGTGAACGCGTTCACTGGTTTCTTTACCAAAACGAAAAACGAAATCGATGCGGAGGCGGCCCTTTCGCTCACGCTCTCGGCGTTTCTCCAATCTCCTGAGTTCGTCTACCGCAACGAAGCCGGAGACAAGCTCGACGGCTACCAGCTGGCGTCGCGGCTTTCGTACAGCCTCTGGCAGTCGATGCCGGATGACGAGCTCTTCGCGAAGGCCGACGATGGGTCTCTCGAGGATCCGGCGGTCCTCCGGCAGCAAGCGCTGCGCATGCTCGAGGACGGCAAAACGCGTGCGGGCCTGTCGGCCTTTCACCGCCAGTGGCTCTCGCTCGACCGCGTCGACACGAAGACGAAAGACTCCGCGCTCTTTCCCTCGTGGACGCCCGCTCTGGCCGAAGCCGCCCGCGAAGAATCCGAACGTTTCGCGGCCCACGTGCTCTTCGACAAGGGCGGCTCGTTTCGCGATCTCATGACGAGCCGTACGGCCTTCGTCAAAGGGGAGCTTGCGGCCCTCTATGGGCTGCCGTCCGGGGGCGCCGATTGGCAAGAGGTCGAGCTGCCGGCCAGCGAGCGCGCGGGCATCCTCACCCGTGTGGCCTTCCAGGCCGGTCGGGGCCATTCGCTGAATGGGTCACCGATCCTGAGGGGCATCTCGGTCATGGAGCGGGTGGTCTGTGAGCCCGTGCCGAAGGCTCTCGACAACGTTGACACGAGCAACCCCGCCGAGAACAACAGTTCCAACAAGACGAACCGGCAGCTCTTCGAGGAGCGCACCGCGCCGCAACTCTGCCAAAACTGCCACAGCACGATCGATCCCTTCGGCTTCGCCTTCGAGGCCTACGATACGGCGGGTCAGTACCGCCGTGAGGAGAAAGGCCAGGTCATCGATGTCTCTGGCACGATCAAGGGTACGGATGTCGAGGGGCCGTACGATGGGCCCGTTGCCTTCGTGGAGAAGCTTGCGGGCAGCGCGCAAGCCCAGCGCTGCTACGCCGGCCACTGGTACCAGTTTCTGTCGGGACGTCCTCTGACCGACGCCGATGAGTGCCGAAAAGACGGCCTCGGCAAGGCTTCCGCAGAAGGGATGTCCGTGCTCGATTTGCTCGATGTCATCGTATCGAGCCCTGAGTTTACGTCGCCGGGAAGGACCGCCCCATGA
- a CDS encoding DUF4982 domain-containing protein translates to MVWGDEGVYAVVRSPDPLAKFGEPEAGKWGYPDAEMNWTWPGHEGKPVTVTAFTRADTVRLRVNDRDYGVKSVGRDTKFMAVWEGVSYEPGVLTVTAYKGPIEASQWTLRTAGPAKTLRLVADRTKLAADGQDLAFVTVEVVDEASMRHPSAAVPVRLEVLGPGTLIGFGSGNPKSAESFQQPVRSTFEGRALAVVRTTSKPGTVRIRASAEGLAPAELTLETKVDSTKR, encoded by the coding sequence GTGGTATGGGGCGATGAAGGCGTGTACGCGGTGGTCCGGTCTCCCGACCCGCTCGCCAAGTTCGGTGAGCCGGAGGCTGGAAAGTGGGGGTATCCCGACGCGGAGATGAACTGGACGTGGCCGGGGCATGAGGGAAAACCCGTGACGGTCACCGCCTTCACCCGGGCCGATACGGTTCGCCTGCGCGTCAACGATCGCGACTATGGGGTGAAGTCGGTAGGCCGCGACACCAAATTCATGGCCGTCTGGGAAGGCGTGTCGTACGAGCCCGGCGTTTTGACGGTCACGGCGTACAAGGGGCCCATCGAGGCTTCGCAGTGGACGCTGAGGACCGCCGGGCCGGCAAAGACACTGCGTTTGGTGGCCGATCGCACGAAACTTGCCGCGGACGGCCAGGATCTCGCCTTCGTGACCGTGGAGGTGGTGGATGAAGCTTCGATGCGCCATCCGAGCGCAGCCGTGCCCGTGCGGCTCGAGGTGCTGGGGCCTGGCACCTTGATTGGATTTGGCTCTGGCAACCCGAAGAGCGCGGAGAGCTTCCAGCAACCGGTGCGTAGCACTTTCGAGGGGCGGGCCCTGGCTGTGGTCCGCACGACCTCCAAGCCGGGCACCGTCCGCATCCGCGCGAGCGCTGAAGGCCTGGCTCCTGCGGAGCTCACGCTCGAGACCAAGGTCGATTCGACGAAACGCTGA
- a CDS encoding tetratricopeptide repeat protein, whose translation MMWLASVCRSPFLRGLVGLWLILAPACAARQPVVTKIVNGKVLVTRQVSPRAYEHVARALLFEEEERYEDAVAELERAVGEDPRAPEVWARLAENLLALDRADDARKAIDASLAIDTTVDGLMAEAHLLLHRGDARAAAEALTRALPLTDFGHGAEEAERVYLERADLQLMALDLPGARDTLGALLEGLPASQPGLYRQAALDWATGARDSARRLYRRLVEIEPDHLEARLLLARLDTADGHLQEARSAYVETLARAEGDLGVAAAYALFLRTHGFSEDAAALAESLRVSVDDPSTLYARMELERAAGRLEQALEMADAALSTQPPNDARGRALFAKGVVLEAARQPLEAMRSFEAIAEDAPTFAEGRLRAVALLREQGDVPAAQALLSTVSDDALDPDMQREVVVAQALLAASASQLARARQILADVPPELRSDVRLQLAAATLEDKYGDKARALALAEEVLVKDPSRIEALNFWAFVAAERGERLALAEKRAQVALAFTPGSAAILDTVGWIHFQQGRFATAAPFLRGAAAIEPEEPEIVAHVAMLEAKQGAIEPARARARQALALGPEPKLKAQLEALLASLPHGRSGGPGKGPHEARSDAGAGKPR comes from the coding sequence GTGATGTGGCTTGCTTCCGTTTGCCGCAGCCCTTTTTTGCGAGGGCTCGTGGGGCTCTGGCTAATCCTGGCACCGGCCTGCGCCGCACGGCAGCCCGTGGTCACGAAGATCGTGAACGGCAAGGTGCTCGTGACCCGTCAGGTGAGCCCCCGCGCCTACGAACACGTGGCACGCGCTCTGCTTTTCGAGGAGGAAGAACGCTACGAAGACGCCGTGGCCGAGCTCGAGCGCGCGGTGGGCGAAGATCCCCGCGCCCCCGAGGTTTGGGCGCGCTTGGCGGAAAACCTGCTCGCGCTCGATCGCGCGGACGACGCCCGCAAGGCGATCGACGCATCGCTGGCGATCGACACGACCGTGGACGGCTTGATGGCAGAGGCGCACCTCCTGCTTCACCGGGGCGACGCCCGGGCCGCCGCGGAGGCGTTGACCCGCGCCTTGCCCCTGACGGACTTCGGCCACGGCGCGGAAGAGGCCGAGCGGGTGTATCTCGAGCGCGCCGACCTGCAGCTGATGGCGCTCGATCTGCCGGGAGCCCGGGACACGCTGGGCGCTCTGCTCGAAGGCCTGCCAGCGTCTCAGCCGGGGCTGTATCGCCAGGCGGCGCTCGACTGGGCCACCGGCGCGCGCGACAGCGCCCGGAGGCTCTACCGCAGGCTCGTGGAGATTGAACCCGACCACCTCGAAGCCCGCCTGCTCCTGGCGCGGCTCGACACGGCAGACGGGCACCTGCAGGAAGCCCGCTCGGCCTACGTGGAAACGCTGGCGCGCGCAGAGGGGGATCTGGGGGTCGCCGCCGCCTACGCCTTGTTTTTGCGTACCCACGGCTTCAGTGAAGATGCGGCGGCCCTGGCCGAAAGTCTGCGCGTGAGCGTCGACGACCCATCGACCCTGTACGCGCGCATGGAGCTCGAGCGCGCCGCGGGCCGCCTCGAACAGGCCCTGGAAATGGCGGACGCGGCGTTGAGCACCCAGCCGCCGAACGACGCCCGCGGCAGGGCTCTTTTTGCGAAGGGCGTGGTTTTGGAGGCGGCGCGACAGCCTCTGGAGGCGATGCGGAGCTTCGAGGCCATTGCCGAGGATGCCCCCACCTTCGCCGAGGGCCGCCTGCGGGCCGTGGCGTTGCTGCGAGAGCAAGGCGATGTTCCTGCCGCCCAGGCGTTGCTTTCCACGGTCAGCGACGATGCACTCGACCCCGACATGCAGCGCGAGGTCGTCGTAGCCCAAGCGCTGCTGGCTGCCAGTGCGTCCCAGCTCGCGCGGGCCCGGCAGATCCTGGCCGACGTTCCGCCCGAGCTCCGCAGTGACGTGCGGCTGCAACTTGCCGCCGCCACCTTGGAGGACAAGTACGGGGACAAGGCACGCGCGCTGGCGCTGGCCGAAGAGGTGCTGGTCAAGGACCCCAGCCGCATCGAAGCGCTCAACTTCTGGGCCTTCGTGGCCGCAGAGCGAGGCGAACGGCTCGCGCTCGCCGAAAAGCGCGCGCAAGTGGCGCTGGCGTTCACGCCAGGGTCGGCGGCGATCCTGGATACGGTGGGCTGGATTCATTTCCAACAGGGGCGGTTCGCCACGGCAGCCCCGTTCCTGCGTGGCGCAGCCGCCATCGAGCCCGAAGAGCCGGAGATCGTGGCCCACGTGGCCATGCTGGAGGCCAAACAAGGGGCCATTGAGCCGGCCAGGGCCCGCGCCCGCCAGGCGTTGGCGCTTGGGCCTGAACCCAAGCTCAAGGCCCAGCTGGAAGCGCTGCTTGCGAGCCTGCCGCACGGCCGCTCGGGAGGCCCTGGGAAAGGGCCCCACGAGGCCCGTTCGGACGCGGGAGCGGGAAAACCACGATGA
- a CDS encoding 1-acyl-sn-glycerol-3-phosphate acyltransferase: MASRFLSLMYWIFVSVTALALFPVALFVWGTTALWDPRRAILHRFTSFWASLYTWCSPLWRVEVKGKENIQPGTPYVMVANHSSATDIMVLYRLFTHFKWVSKAENFKVPLIGWNMRLNGYVPLRRGDKASVQTMLEACRALLAQGSSVMMFPEGTRSETPELRPFKTGAFALARTANVPVLPIAILGTREALAKHGWICRPARIRVQVLPAEPPATFAASDLETFAASVRERIGDALTSDGKGRPSLGA; this comes from the coding sequence ATGGCGAGCCGTTTTTTGTCTTTGATGTACTGGATTTTCGTGAGCGTCACGGCTTTGGCCCTGTTCCCGGTTGCGCTCTTCGTTTGGGGCACAACGGCTCTGTGGGATCCCCGTCGCGCGATTTTGCATCGCTTCACCAGTTTTTGGGCCTCGCTTTACACCTGGTGCAGTCCCCTGTGGCGCGTGGAGGTGAAAGGCAAGGAGAACATCCAGCCCGGCACCCCCTACGTGATGGTCGCCAACCACAGTTCGGCAACGGACATCATGGTGCTCTACCGCCTGTTCACGCACTTCAAGTGGGTATCGAAGGCCGAAAACTTCAAGGTTCCCCTCATTGGCTGGAACATGCGCTTGAACGGGTACGTCCCCCTTCGGCGCGGCGACAAAGCCAGCGTGCAGACGATGCTCGAGGCGTGCCGTGCGCTGCTGGCGCAAGGCAGCTCCGTGATGATGTTTCCCGAAGGAACCCGCTCGGAGACCCCAGAGTTGCGCCCCTTCAAGACCGGCGCCTTTGCGCTCGCACGAACGGCAAACGTCCCCGTGCTTCCCATTGCCATCTTGGGAACCCGGGAGGCCCTGGCCAAGCACGGCTGGATCTGCCGCCCCGCCCGCATCCGCGTGCAGGTCTTGCCTGCAGAGCCTCCCGCGACCTTCGCCGCGTCCGACCTCGAGACCTTCGCCGCGAGCGTGCGCGAAAGAATCGGAGATGCTTTGACAAGCGACGGCAAAGGACGGCCTTCTTTGGGGGCCTAG
- a CDS encoding serine/threonine protein kinase: protein MSPSTLPFDETEYIFDKSTVVAPPWYGVREALTPVAAAAALQDSRSLLHLSRPVSASGQLRGRGDARCAPRGNDERLGRYRLLERLGKGGMAEVFRAVAEGPHGFRRVCALKRILPEFAHSRCFQDLLADEAYISARLHHPHLVDVYDFGSVSGEPYLVMEYLDGQDLATVLKALSRDKRKMSPAAAVGIARQLARGLAYAHTIRGDDGQPLNLVHRDVSPDNVMLLGTGTVKLLDFGIALFDPHGAAAGAHDRILRGKLGYASPEQSQGLPVDRRSDVFSLGVVLWEMLTCRRLFLADSDADTLQRVLWSPCPEPSMVSPQVPSSLDAVVMKALAREPQARYESAESFLEALELALHTVPGGEAVLAQIETTSRGAAETPGPSAPASTRSLIALTPSRYERTDVLELPSRRRHVMVKVAASAGLALGLLWGIGAPRPERSHVGANHLEPTKGISLSLMRAGENQIAEEVSLVPPPVRERSLPSAKDLSESTFPFVGPRQPPPRLSAEPSPPPSSLHVNPFLP from the coding sequence TTGTCGCCATCGACACTGCCCTTCGACGAGACGGAGTACATCTTTGACAAGTCCACCGTCGTTGCGCCGCCCTGGTACGGAGTGCGCGAGGCGTTGACGCCCGTTGCTGCCGCCGCGGCGTTGCAGGATTCGCGTTCCCTCTTGCACCTCAGCCGCCCCGTCTCTGCAAGCGGCCAGCTCCGCGGTCGCGGGGATGCCCGCTGCGCGCCCCGCGGGAACGATGAACGGCTTGGCAGGTATCGCTTGCTCGAGCGGCTCGGAAAGGGCGGCATGGCCGAGGTGTTTCGGGCTGTTGCCGAAGGGCCTCATGGCTTTCGGCGTGTGTGTGCGCTCAAACGCATCTTGCCCGAGTTCGCCCACTCACGCTGCTTTCAAGACCTGCTCGCGGACGAAGCGTACATCTCTGCCCGCCTTCACCATCCCCATCTCGTGGACGTGTACGACTTCGGGAGCGTGTCGGGTGAGCCCTACCTGGTCATGGAGTATCTCGACGGGCAGGATCTCGCCACGGTCCTCAAGGCGCTCTCACGCGATAAACGCAAGATGTCGCCAGCGGCCGCCGTGGGCATCGCCCGGCAGCTCGCCCGTGGGCTCGCCTACGCTCACACAATTCGAGGTGATGACGGCCAGCCGCTCAATCTCGTGCACCGAGACGTCAGTCCCGACAATGTGATGTTGCTCGGCACGGGCACCGTCAAGCTGCTCGACTTCGGGATCGCGCTCTTCGATCCCCACGGGGCGGCCGCGGGCGCACACGACCGTATTTTGCGTGGCAAGCTGGGGTACGCGTCCCCGGAGCAGTCGCAGGGGCTGCCCGTGGATCGTCGTTCGGACGTCTTCTCGCTTGGCGTCGTGTTGTGGGAGATGCTCACATGTCGTCGGCTCTTCCTGGCCGATAGCGATGCCGACACTCTGCAAAGAGTGCTTTGGTCCCCCTGTCCGGAACCCTCGATGGTGTCTCCGCAGGTGCCATCGTCCTTGGATGCCGTTGTGATGAAGGCTCTCGCGCGTGAGCCCCAAGCTCGCTACGAAAGCGCCGAGTCCTTTTTGGAGGCGCTCGAGCTGGCCCTGCATACCGTTCCCGGGGGTGAAGCCGTGCTCGCGCAGATCGAGACGACGTCGAGGGGAGCGGCCGAAACCCCCGGGCCAAGCGCGCCCGCATCCACACGGTCGTTGATTGCGCTCACACCCTCGCGGTACGAGCGCACGGACGTGCTCGAGCTGCCGTCTCGCCGAAGGCACGTGATGGTCAAGGTGGCAGCGAGTGCCGGGCTGGCCTTGGGTTTGTTGTGGGGCATCGGTGCCCCTCGTCCAGAGCGTTCTCACGTCGGCGCAAATCACCTCGAGCCCACCAAGGGTATCTCTCTCAGCTTGATGCGCGCAGGCGAAAATCAGATTGCGGAAGAGGTGAGCCTTGTGCCCCCACCCGTTCGCGAGCGGTCCTTGCCAAGCGCGAAGGACCTCAGCGAAAGCACCTTTCCCTTCGTGGGTCCTCGTCAGCCACCGCCCCGTTTGAGCGCAGAGCCCTCCCCGCCGCCTTCATCCCTGCACGTCAATCCTTTCCTTCCGTGA
- a CDS encoding DUF1552 domain-containing protein: MSSIIKPKLSRRALVSGLALGGAVPYLPSLSRRAEAAVPKRLLVFFTSHGNPYTQWKMRPGAKPDKADWVADLGGLAQNEFSDVYAPLWAHRKKLLIFDCLSNAVNVAQAEPKGHFGGPSTILTSADYGSADGRQAGGPSIDQIIAKAVSKVGQLKSIELGNNPIAVWQGKNAKLPTETDPAKAFSRLFPTGSGGGMGSGGGADTSRAAKLQAGRASVLDFVSPRYESMFKTFDRADAAKVQAHRDLIRDLELQLAVKRETISCNDLPNVNGGGNANDRVDAYGRLVAAAFACDVTRVASIQMSQLAPSEFGATGISDVHQDVAHHETNPGRLANMAKFYRKHAEHFATLMGHLDAVPEADGTTLLDNTIVLWVQECGAWIHQTGHLAVVVGGGGLSNGPLLPLG, encoded by the coding sequence ATGAGCTCGATCATCAAGCCGAAGTTGTCGCGTCGCGCGCTCGTCTCGGGGCTTGCCCTCGGGGGCGCGGTGCCTTACCTACCCTCCCTGTCGCGAAGGGCGGAAGCGGCGGTTCCCAAGCGGCTGCTGGTCTTTTTCACGAGCCACGGGAACCCCTACACGCAATGGAAAATGCGTCCGGGTGCCAAACCCGACAAGGCGGATTGGGTGGCCGATCTCGGCGGGCTTGCACAAAACGAATTCAGTGACGTGTATGCGCCGCTGTGGGCCCATCGCAAAAAGCTGCTGATCTTCGACTGCCTCTCGAATGCAGTGAACGTGGCACAAGCGGAGCCGAAGGGGCATTTCGGCGGCCCGTCGACGATTCTCACGTCAGCCGATTACGGCTCTGCGGATGGCCGCCAAGCGGGCGGCCCTTCCATCGACCAGATCATTGCGAAGGCGGTGTCAAAGGTCGGCCAGCTCAAGTCCATCGAGCTTGGAAACAACCCGATCGCCGTTTGGCAGGGCAAAAACGCGAAGCTTCCGACGGAGACGGATCCTGCCAAGGCCTTCTCGCGGCTTTTCCCCACGGGCTCCGGGGGCGGCATGGGATCTGGAGGCGGCGCAGACACGAGCCGGGCGGCCAAGCTGCAAGCCGGCCGGGCCTCGGTGCTCGATTTCGTTTCGCCGCGCTACGAGTCGATGTTCAAGACGTTCGATCGCGCTGATGCGGCCAAGGTGCAGGCGCATCGGGACCTCATCCGGGATCTCGAGCTGCAGCTTGCGGTCAAGCGCGAGACCATCTCGTGCAACGATCTGCCGAACGTCAACGGGGGCGGGAACGCCAACGACAGGGTGGACGCTTACGGACGGCTCGTGGCTGCGGCCTTTGCGTGTGACGTGACCCGCGTGGCGAGCATCCAGATGTCCCAACTTGCGCCGAGCGAGTTCGGCGCCACGGGTATATCCGACGTTCATCAAGACGTCGCCCATCACGAGACGAACCCCGGCCGCCTTGCCAACATGGCGAAGTTTTACCGCAAGCACGCGGAGCACTTCGCGACCCTCATGGGTCACCTCGACGCCGTGCCGGAGGCTGACGGCACCACCCTTCTCGACAACACCATCGTGCTCTGGGTCCAGGAGTGCGGCGCGTGGATTCACCAAACGGGTCACCTGGCCGTTGTGGTGGGCGGGGGGGGGCTTTCAAATGGGCCGCTACTTCCACTGGGGTAG
- a CDS encoding LysR family transcriptional regulator, with translation MDISWDDARLFLAVAETGSFSAAARRTKLGQPTISRRIALLEEQLGGQLFNRTAEGATATALGERLVPVAAQMHRWAAEWQRMAAGTEEGPTGLVRIAAPPGVACDFVVPFAGDVRRRWPSLRIEALASVEHLDLSRGEADMALRSRPPRSKDLTVLHTLTIHLGVFVARSYWHELPPQPHAQDLRWICPGGIYESLPPRPALEALIPDFRPTFSSDNYLVQQQAVLAGLGAMILPRAFVKAPPLCELVEIPTSLPLPTETGYLVWWQPRALFTFPVCGWSPTCSWKRWIGSHQAPPPRESPKVCAVAHNVPLPKPPFGRRAGGKRLVR, from the coding sequence ATGGATATCTCGTGGGATGACGCCCGCCTTTTTCTCGCGGTTGCCGAGACAGGCAGCTTCAGCGCGGCGGCGCGCAGGACCAAGTTAGGGCAGCCTACGATCAGCCGGCGCATCGCTTTGCTGGAAGAGCAACTGGGAGGGCAGCTGTTCAATCGAACGGCTGAGGGTGCCACGGCAACGGCGCTGGGAGAGCGGCTGGTCCCGGTAGCGGCGCAAATGCACCGATGGGCCGCGGAGTGGCAGAGAATGGCTGCGGGGACTGAAGAGGGCCCAACGGGCCTCGTTCGCATCGCCGCGCCGCCCGGTGTCGCGTGCGACTTCGTCGTCCCCTTTGCAGGGGACGTCCGGCGGCGCTGGCCGAGCTTGCGTATCGAAGCGCTGGCCTCGGTGGAGCATCTCGATCTGTCGCGCGGCGAGGCCGACATGGCCCTGCGGAGCCGCCCGCCCCGGAGCAAAGACCTGACGGTGCTCCATACCCTCACGATCCACTTGGGCGTCTTCGTTGCGCGCAGCTATTGGCACGAGCTGCCCCCACAGCCGCACGCGCAAGACCTACGGTGGATCTGCCCAGGTGGCATCTACGAAAGCCTACCGCCCCGGCCCGCACTCGAAGCTTTGATTCCGGACTTTCGCCCCACGTTTTCGAGCGACAACTACCTCGTGCAACAACAGGCTGTGCTCGCGGGGCTGGGCGCGATGATCCTGCCTCGCGCCTTCGTGAAGGCGCCGCCGCTTTGCGAGCTGGTCGAAATCCCCACCTCGCTTCCGCTGCCCACCGAAACGGGGTATCTGGTGTGGTGGCAGCCAAGAGCGCTCTTCACATTCCCCGTGTGCGGGTGGTCTCCGACATGCTCGTGGAAGCGCTGGATCGGCTCGCACCAGGCTCCGCCCCCCCGTGAGTCCCCGAAAGTGTGTGCTGTTGCGCACAATGTCCCTCTCCCAAAACCGCCATTCGGCAGGCGCGCGGGTGGCAAGAGGCTCGTACGATAA